The window ATAAATTGATTAGtcacttgagaaaaaaaagtcattaatgaTAACAATGAATATCATTGTCGGTATGGATTAATTATCGTGTAAGGGTAATTAATACTATTATAAGTATTGATATCGATATAAACTGATTAGTCAcatgagaaaaaataactaatgatAACGACAAATATTGTTGTCGATATGGATTAATTATCAGGTGGGGTAATTAACGATTTCATGGGTATTGATATTGACATAAATTGATTTGTCATTTGAGGGGTGaagaattttgataattataaatatgCATAACGGcatgaataaattataaattcaaattatcaATGGTATTTGGAATATTTGATTTCGATAATCAAAGGATAATAAAAAGGGTTTTGTTGTGTTGCAATAACAAATGAAATGTTGATGGTTCCTTATTCAAGGTTATTccgtgacaaaaaaaaaacacaattataatagtaaatattttctaatacaGATATTGTGTCTTACATACACATATATGTTTTGTGTTACAAGTTCTTTCCAAACACATCCAGAATAAAGTGGATTGCGcttgtgactttttttttgctatagtccagtgaaaaatataactatactttaaattaatgtaTTGAGATTTAGAACTTAGTAAGTTAATGATAATGTAGAATGTTGAACttattaaattggttgaaatgtgatgttttaatatttgcttttaattttatatttataatttctttaatttattaagataattaGTAATACAATATAACTATTTTGTGTTATGTAATATGTATAAACAATATATGTAAATGAATATAGTTTAATTGAGTTTGTGGTGATCAATGACAAAATAACCATTAAGTAATAAGCTAAAGGGTGTGAGGAATTTATTGTTCACCCACACCCAATGtattgtggatttttttttactttttggttttttttaatcttatttttccagccttccccttttttctttttttttcgtttatttttttctaaaattatctttgtcaattttacttttttttttaatattgagttggttaaaaattttgttttgtaatttttttcctttaaaatactgtggattgctacggtgtttttccatatggtttttctattttatttttcaaaattatatttattgattatatttttttaatattaatctgattgagaatttagttttgtaatttttttctttaaaacaatattgattgctacagtgtttcttcgcatggtttgtttttatttttgttttttgatgattctctctgaaattatattttttgattttattttttaatattgagctggttaaaaattatagttataataTGTGAGAAAAACGCTATAACTTTCATCGCAAATTACTGTGAATTACCATAGTATTtttttccacatggtttttttccagtttcttttgtgttttctttttttttttataatatttttcttccaaaattatctttgtcgattttattttttaatattgagttggttagaatttaactttgtaataaaccTTAATTATATAGggaaatcattattttttttatgatttttttaaattttttttgtcaatttttttttaatattgagctgatttagaattacaattacaagtcattacaaataaggctaaatcatgtggggaagcactgtagctttcatcacaaaacactgtgaattgctacagtgtttccaacatggttttttttcctgttttttttgttattttatttctagaattatctttgttgattttattttttttaatattgagtttattgagaatttagctttgtaatttctttctttaaaacactgtgaattgttgtagtgttttctcatatgattttttccaaaattatatttgttgatttttgtttttttaatattgagttggtttagaattataattacaataaagttaaatcatatggggaaagcgttataacttttctcacaaaacactttaaattgctacagtattgatctaaatgatttttttatgattttttctaaaattatctttgtcaattttattggagaaaacactatagttttcctcacaaaacattgtcgaTTGCTACAACGTTTGTTCTCATGagtgtttttcctttcaaaattatatttgttggttttttttaatattaagttggtagagaatttaactttataattattttttactttatattaaCAGAAGAGCTAAATCATGTGACGAAAGGACTgtatttttcctcacaaaacattgtggattgctacaaatcattttgttcagtctctaagtttttgatcaccaacacaactttttttttccgtcatgaaatattagctccatcatacctttagtttttattacgTATCTAGCGttgattcataattataacactattaagtatatttattttataaactcgTGACAGCATGCTTTCTCATGATAATTAGATAATTAGAACGTGTGATAAAAGATGATTGATATAGAAAATTAGTGATGTCGATAATTTGCGTTATTAAATAGAGGAAATGCAgctaggtgttttttttaaaaaaaaaattacagcaaCTTTATTATCATGTATATGTTGAACTATGGAAATAGAAAATTGAGGTTGTTACAGTTTGGTCCTTCACGTAATTATTgttctatttaattaaaagtcctgaaaaagtttttttttttttttgtaagatacaccaattcaatataaattatttaaaacctaATCAAAGAAAAACTCAATATCCATATAAAAAGTCACCTAAGTATATTTTAAGTGAAATAAAAAGTGCAGAGCACCTTGTATTTGGGTACATTGTGGGCCTCCCAGCTATTAATAAGAAGATcatttaactattaaaaaaaccctGCATTCTCTCAACAAGAAGGTACAGATTGAGATTTTGGGATTAATCGTATCTGACAACTCCCTCTGCAGCTGGCCTGGAGTgaacttattttatttcttttaaaaacgtTTTTCTCACCGGTAGAGTCATATCtcgttgttttatttaatattttaatttttttaaagtaggaTGATTATTGATTATgatgttaaattattatttgataaaaaataaatataaggttATATAAATTTGTGCAAGTTTCATTTTGGAaggattttatttaaagatatatgttcaaaaattatataaattatattttggaatCTTTAAGTTTTCGggtgagatgattttttaataaataggagttcgaatctcaccattcttattctatttgataaaaattaaacataaaataatgtgagtatgtacaagtttcaagtccaaaatttttttacttaaaggagtattaaagaattatataaattatatcttaagatTTTCACTTGAGAAAGTGtgttagaaaattatatataataatattttgggaTAATTCGTTGACAAATAGAACATCGACCGATATTTTAATGTCGTTTTGAATTACATTCTAAACGGTGTTTCATGCaaatttcaaaaagttttttttgtttaaaattaatttttttatatttttaaattgttttgatgtcaaaaataattttttaaaaaataaaaaatattattttaaaatatttttaaacaaaaaaatattttaaaaaacaatcataacgaTACTTCTAAACAACTTTATCCATTTGTCAATCTTACCTAATATGTTATAAACAACTTTATCCATTTGTCAATCTTACCTCATATGTTATGCCATTGTTCATTAACAAACATCatctgattatatatatatataaatatatataaaaagcaatCTGATCCTGGATAAGAACGTTGTATGATTGAACAACGTTGGATAAAGAATCAAGCAAATCCAATCTGAGAGTGAGCTCTTTATCCCTGTGGGCAGGAACACAGTCCTATCCTGGAGCTGCAATGAAAATGCCAATTCTGAGAAATTCGTCAAATTCTTATCCGTTCAGCACAGAATACATCTAATGATAATGTTATCCGATAAAAAAGAGCAACGAATCTCTTTCCGTTGATAAACATGATGGATTATTGTCGGATAATAAAAAGGATTATTCATTTTCCAGGACACATAACGAACGAGAAGCTATAGTATTGGATTCAATCGATTAGTGAGGGTTATAAACGCTCACACCTCAAAAGAATAGGGACCCTTCTGTACTTATgcaaaaaagttgtttttttccccttcccgTTTATCGTGCagaaaaaaagaatggaagGAATGAATGAAGCACACCCTGTTTCACTTTTAATAgccataaaaaaacagaaattacaTTAACGGAAGCTCACGCGTAGTTGCACGCGCACATATTCTCACTTGGGCGGTATTCCGCGTCGACCGTGCTTTTGGATTTtcctttcttattttcttaCTCCCTTTTCTCTCCCcccattgaaaaagaaagagagatagaGGGCGCAAAGAAATCAAAAGCGAGGACCTAGCGAGTTTTTTTAGCTCCTTGTCATTTCTTTGAACTCTTCTCCACTCTTAAACCCACTCTCATTTTCACCGACCCCCTaattctctctctgttttttgttattttgtctTTCAGAAGTGCAAATTAGGGTTCCGAGCTATCAAGATTCTTGCGATTCACTCTTTGATCGGTTAGTCACCCACTCAAAATgctgcatttttattttatttgcgtATGTATTACGTTTCTTTTCTTCATAATCTTTAACATGTTTCCtacattattttactttttaatctgTTGTCAGCGTTATGGGTTTTATTCCGTTTTAGttatttcggtttttttttctggatttcTAGTATATCTCATTAACTGTTAATACGTGTAAAAACTGTGTAATCTACTGTTCTTTATTTCACTTTCCACTGTTTAGTTAtggattattaattaaattcattagTTCTGATAGATTGAgtgaatttgttattttttaattttaattattgtaatCTTTTGTTTACATTTTACACTcaataatgtttaattttattgatttccaAAGTTTAACTGCTTAGATAAAAATGGTAAAATTTACTGTTCTCTATTTCACTGTGTTATGTATTCTTTGCGGATTGCTGATTAAACTCGTGAACTATTTAAGgattatattcattaattttgataaatcgAAGTGAATGTGTTAATTGTGAATTTCAGGTTTTACTGCACTGCCAAAAAAGTTGGGCGTGCAGTGTAGGTTACGAGGCGTccttttcaagtttttcttgtgatttctATTCGATCATGTCTGGGGATTCTGTGGCAAACCTTTCCAATGGAAATGCGAATACACAGCAGTCTGATCCACGGAAGACTTACCAAGTGGTTGTGGCTGCGACTAAGGACATGGGTATTGGGAAAGATGGGAAGCTACCATGGAAATTGCCTTCGGATCTTAAGTTTTTTAAGGATTTGACCTTGACTACGATGGATTCTGGTAAGAAGAACGCGGTTATCATGGGAAGGAAGACGTGGGAAAGTATTCCACTCGAGCATAGGCCTCTTCCTGGCCGGCTTAATGTTGTTTTGACACGTTCTGGGAGTTTTGATATTGCTACTGCTGAGAATGTTGTGATTTGTGGAAGCATGGGTTCTGCATTGGAGTTGTTGGCTGCGTCCCCTTATTGTTTGTCGATCGAGAAAGTGTATGTTATAGGAGGTGGTCAGATATTAAGGTTTGTGCTTTGAAAAGTTGAATTAGTTTATGaatgatattcttttttcacatttgtttcttttgtgtttgtaTTGATTATGTTGTAATGCAGAGAATCTTTGAATGCGCCTGGATGTGATGCTATCCACATTACAGAAATTGAGACGGATTTTGATTGCGATACTTTTATCCCTGCAATTGATACCTCTGTATTTCAGCCCTGGTACTCTTCTTTTCCCAAGGTGGAAAATGACATACGACATTGCTTTACAACTTATGTTCGAGTGAGAAGTTCTACAATTGAATCCCATAGTCAAAACAATGGTGAGAACTCTGATGGTAATTCAGAAAATAGTAAATTTGAGGTAAAGAAGTTCTCATTCCTTCCCAAGATGGTATTTGAGAGGCATGAGGAGTATTTATATCTCAGAATGGTTCAAGACATCATCTCGGATGGGAATTTGAAGGATGACAGGACAGGAACTGGTACTCTATCAAAATTTGGTTGCCAGGTAACTTGAACCCTTGATTTTTAACAGCTCTGTCTTTGCTTCTTAAACTATGTATCCACATGTTTAcatattttagttaattatgATTGCTAATTGATCAATTCATTCCTTTTGATCCACAGATGCGATTCAATCTGCGCAAAAATTTTCCACTTCTTACAACAAAGGCACGTTATCTTTGTTTTGacttgttattattgttgtaacCAAATTTCTATATGCATTTCCCATTTTCATTGTTGATAATTCGTATTCACTCGATGTGAGGtcagttaaaaaagaaaaggcaccattcatttatctcaccttcaAGTTTGACACAAAgtgttacaattttttttccgcAGAAAGTATTTTGGCGAGGCGTTGTTGAAGAACTCCTGTGGTTCATCAGTGGTTCAACAAGTGCCAAGGTAACGATATCTTAACTGTatgctttatttatttccttatcTGTCATCTATGTTTTGATGGGATTGGATGGAGGGTCTCAGTTTTTGTTGGTTCCCAGtccttttagaaaataattcttcccatatttaagaaaataattcttCCCAGTCCTTTTCATGATTTGCTGTTTTGATATTtggcatattttatttttttctgctaCAGAGTCCAGCTGAATGTCAGACACTGTTGTATATCAAATAAAAGTCATTGTATTTGCATGGGGTGTTTATAATAATCTTGGAAGATTTCCTCTATTGTTAGTTCTAGATGCTAGAATATAACAGTATGAAACACATTTCTAAAAATGTTTCTATAATTAACAGGTCCTTCAGGAAAAGGGCATTCACATATGGGATGGCAATGCATCCAGAGAGTACCTTGACAGGCATGTattagcttttattttctttttttttaaaatattttaaacactgCTCTCATATGAAGATTTTAAATGATATCTTTACTGGTTGCAGTATTGGGTTAAAGGACAGAGAGGAAGGTGACTTGGGACCTGTATATGGGTTCCAGTGGAGGCATTTTGGTGCTAGGTTTTGTTGATTTTCCTTTATCTAAGTTCAGCTGCTGGATCATATCAAGAAAGAGTTTTAGGCTAATTGTTTTGTGTGTGCATTTTTTAGGTATACTGATATGCATGCTGACTACACTGGTCAGGGATTTGACCAGTTGTTAGATGTTATTGACAAGATTAAGAATAATCCAAATGATCGCCGGATTATAATCTCAGCTTGGAATCCTTCTGATCTCAAATTGATGGCGCTTCCACCTTGCCACATGTTTGCTCAGGTTTGCGGTAACTTAATGTTTCTACTTTCTAAACCATTTTCTTTATCATCAATTAATCCAGATTTTATTTTCAGTTCTACGTATCCAATGGAGAATTATCATGCCAAATGTACCAGCGTTCTGCTGACATGGGCCTT of the Populus nigra chromosome 7, ddPopNigr1.1, whole genome shotgun sequence genome contains:
- the LOC133699991 gene encoding bifunctional dihydrofolate reductase-thymidylate synthase 1-like — its product is MSGDSVANLSNGNANTQQSDPRKTYQVVVAATKDMGIGKDGKLPWKLPSDLKFFKDLTLTTMDSGKKNAVIMGRKTWESIPLEHRPLPGRLNVVLTRSGSFDIATAENVVICGSMGSALELLAASPYCLSIEKVYVIGGGQILRESLNAPGCDAIHITEIETDFDCDTFIPAIDTSVFQPWYSSFPKVENDIRHCFTTYVRVRSSTIESHSQNNGENSDGNSENSKFEVKKFSFLPKMVFERHEEYLYLRMVQDIISDGNLKDDRTGTGTLSKFGCQMRFNLRKNFPLLTTKKVFWRGVVEELLWFISGSTSAKVLQEKGIHIWDGNASREYLDSIGLKDREEGDLGPVYGFQWRHFGARYTDMHADYTGQGFDQLLDVIDKIKNNPNDRRIIISAWNPSDLKLMALPPCHMFAQFYVSNGELSCQMYQRSADMGLGVPFNIASYALLTCIIAHVCDLIPGDFVHVIGDAHVYHTHIRPLQEQLRKLPKPFPILKINSEKKDIDTFVAADFKLIGYDPHQKIEMKMAV